A genomic window from Salvelinus sp. IW2-2015 linkage group LG13, ASM291031v2, whole genome shotgun sequence includes:
- the LOC111971238 gene encoding neural cell adhesion molecule 1-like, which translates to MEDGALLILASVSQLDNGEYVCTAANKVATTKKQYQLKVNVPPDLHDNESPGNVSVVLNQTTNLVCDVTGSPAPIITWYKDCFPVGEPGRKRQSERFYSAQNLSTKNKPMN; encoded by the exons ATGGAGGATGGAGCCCTCCTCATCCTGGCATCGGTGTCTCAGCTGGACAACGGAGAGTATGTCTGCACTGCCGCCAACAAGGTTGCCACCACCAAGAAGCAGTACCAACTCAAAGTCAACG TTCCCCCAGATCTCCACGACAATGAGTCACCGGGCAACGTGTCTGTGGTGCTGAACCAGACCACCAACCTTGTGtgtgatgtcacaggaagtcctgCCCCCATCATCACCTGGTACAAGGATTGTTTTCCTGTAGGTGAACCAGGGagaaagaggcaaagcgagaggttttactctgcccaaaatctgtccacgaaaaaTAAGCCCATGAATTGA